The Gemmatimonadaceae bacterium genome has a window encoding:
- a CDS encoding insulinase family protein: protein MRRFLLLPSIALLAPAALRAQAAFDRTKVPTLPPAPRLVLPSVATSRLANGIGLQVVSQREVPLVQVTLSITGGARLDGDQPGLASFTARMLTESAGGKDVNELQNAIAFLGATLNSSASWDAFTVSLNVPRRSLDAALALMADVVQRPAFTSADVRRQRDLRAAGILQRRDQPGAIATLAFNGIVFPAGHPYHNPADGDSAATARLDSARVRAFYQRAYVPSRARFIVAGDISTAEAATALASHFGSWSSAERPAPVTAVAVRPVSNTAGRVFLVDKPGAAQSIIVIGAPGVSRLSPDYPALVVMNTLLGASFSSRLNTNLRETKGYTYGIGSGFGWQPLPGAFRISSGVRTDVTDSSLVEVFRELRAIRDAPVDAGELARGKAYVALGIPGSFETNGEIAGQLAELNQFGLPLSSVSAFIARVNAVTAADVQRVARRYLPVDRATIVVVGDLAKVRAGVEALKLGPVTQLEVTSVAK, encoded by the coding sequence ATGCGCCGCTTCCTGCTGCTTCCCTCCATCGCGCTCCTGGCCCCCGCGGCGCTCCGTGCGCAGGCCGCGTTCGATCGCACCAAGGTGCCCACGCTGCCGCCTGCGCCGCGGCTGGTGCTGCCGTCGGTCGCGACCTCGCGCCTGGCCAACGGTATCGGCCTGCAGGTGGTGTCGCAGCGCGAGGTGCCGCTGGTGCAGGTCACGCTCAGCATCACTGGCGGGGCCCGCCTCGATGGGGACCAGCCCGGCCTGGCGTCATTCACGGCCCGCATGCTCACCGAGAGTGCCGGCGGCAAGGACGTGAACGAGTTGCAGAACGCGATCGCCTTCCTCGGCGCGACGCTCAACTCGTCGGCGTCGTGGGATGCCTTCACGGTGTCGCTGAACGTGCCGCGGCGCTCACTCGATGCCGCACTCGCCCTGATGGCGGACGTGGTGCAGCGGCCGGCCTTCACCAGCGCCGACGTGCGCCGTCAGCGCGACCTGCGTGCCGCCGGCATCCTGCAGCGGCGTGACCAGCCCGGCGCCATCGCCACGCTGGCGTTCAACGGCATCGTGTTCCCGGCGGGCCACCCATACCACAACCCGGCCGACGGCGACTCGGCTGCCACCGCGCGCCTCGACTCGGCGCGGGTGCGGGCATTCTACCAGCGGGCCTACGTGCCCTCGCGGGCGCGGTTCATCGTGGCGGGTGACATCAGCACCGCCGAGGCCGCGACCGCGCTCGCGTCCCACTTCGGCAGCTGGTCGTCGGCGGAACGGCCCGCCCCGGTGACGGCGGTGGCGGTGCGTCCCGTCAGCAACACCGCGGGCCGGGTGTTCCTGGTGGACAAGCCCGGCGCCGCACAGTCCATCATCGTCATCGGTGCGCCGGGCGTCTCACGCCTCAGTCCCGACTACCCGGCACTGGTCGTGATGAACACGCTGCTCGGTGCCAGCTTCTCGTCGCGGCTGAACACCAACCTGCGCGAGACGAAGGGGTACACGTACGGCATCGGCTCGGGCTTCGGCTGGCAGCCGCTGCCGGGCGCCTTTCGCATCAGCAGCGGGGTGCGCACCGACGTGACCGACTCCAGCCTGGTGGAGGTGTTCCGGGAACTGCGCGCGATCCGTGACGCGCCGGTGGATGCCGGCGAGCTGGCGCGTGGCAAGGCCTACGTGGCGCTTGGCATTCCCGGCAGCTTCGAGACGAACGGCGAGATCGCCGGCCAGCTCGCGGAGTTGAACCAGTTCGGGCTGCCGCTGTCGTCGGTGAGTGCGTTCATCGCACGGGTGAATGCCGTGACCGCCGCCGACGTGCAGCGGGTGGCGCGGCGGTACCTGCCGGTGGATCGCGCGACCATCGTGGTGGTGGGCGACCTGGCGAAGGTGCGCGCCGGTGTCGAGGCGCTGAAGCTCGGTCCCGTGACGCAGCTCGAGGTCACGTCGGTCGCGAAGTAG
- the malQ gene encoding 4-alpha-glucanotransferase, protein MTFPRSAGVLLHPTSLPGAMGIGDLGPDAHRFLDFMAAAGLKIWQMLPVGPTGYGDSPYQCFSAFAGNPLLIHLAGPDTTGFPARTVEFEHVIPHKRARLREVMAAYVTDARYDAFVAANADWLPDYALFMALKEAHDGVEWTRWEAGAARRDPAALAMWREKLATTITRVQVEQFFFFTQFFALKTAAKERGIELMGDLPIYVAGDSADVWANPGLFMLDEEGRQLVQAGVPPDYFSATGQCWGNPIYNWPAMAETGYAWWIHRMKAAFTMFDSVRLDHFRGFEAYWEVPGNAVTAEKGQWVKGPGPALFRAIEAALGKLPIVAENLGLITPGVEALREEFGFPGMSILQFAFGGDGQAHEFKPHNFPRSRVAYTGTHDNDTTVGWWNSTGQSDSTRTSDEVAREKKYALDYLGTDGSEMNWTLIRVGLASVANTVLIPLQDIIGTGSETRMNTPGRSSGNWAFRFSWDQLTPAMTTRLRTMVDIYDR, encoded by the coding sequence ATGACCTTCCCCCGTAGCGCCGGCGTCCTGCTCCACCCCACCTCGCTGCCCGGTGCCATGGGCATCGGCGACCTCGGGCCCGACGCGCACCGCTTTCTCGACTTCATGGCCGCCGCGGGGCTGAAGATCTGGCAGATGCTGCCGGTCGGGCCCACCGGCTACGGTGACTCGCCCTACCAGTGCTTCTCCGCGTTCGCCGGCAACCCGTTGCTGATTCACCTGGCCGGTCCCGACACCACGGGCTTTCCCGCCCGCACGGTGGAGTTCGAGCATGTCATCCCGCACAAGCGCGCGCGCCTGCGTGAGGTGATGGCAGCCTACGTCACCGACGCGCGGTACGATGCGTTCGTGGCGGCCAACGCCGACTGGCTGCCCGACTACGCGCTGTTCATGGCACTGAAGGAGGCGCACGACGGCGTGGAGTGGACACGCTGGGAGGCCGGTGCCGCGCGGCGCGATCCCGCCGCACTGGCGATGTGGCGCGAGAAACTCGCGACGACGATCACGCGCGTGCAGGTGGAACAGTTCTTCTTCTTCACGCAGTTCTTCGCGCTCAAGACCGCCGCGAAGGAACGCGGCATCGAGCTGATGGGTGACCTGCCGATCTACGTGGCGGGCGACAGCGCCGACGTGTGGGCCAATCCCGGGCTGTTCATGCTCGACGAGGAAGGCCGGCAACTGGTGCAGGCCGGCGTGCCCCCCGACTACTTCTCGGCCACCGGGCAGTGCTGGGGCAACCCGATCTACAACTGGCCGGCGATGGCGGAGACCGGCTATGCGTGGTGGATCCACCGCATGAAGGCGGCCTTCACGATGTTCGACAGCGTGCGCCTGGATCATTTCCGCGGCTTCGAGGCGTACTGGGAAGTACCCGGCAACGCCGTCACGGCCGAGAAGGGCCAGTGGGTGAAGGGGCCCGGCCCGGCGCTGTTCCGCGCGATCGAGGCGGCGCTCGGGAAGCTGCCGATCGTGGCCGAGAACCTGGGGTTGATCACGCCCGGCGTCGAGGCGCTGCGCGAGGAGTTCGGCTTCCCCGGCATGAGCATCCTGCAGTTCGCCTTCGGCGGGGACGGACAGGCACACGAGTTCAAGCCGCACAACTTCCCGCGCAGCCGCGTGGCATACACCGGCACCCATGACAACGACACCACAGTCGGCTGGTGGAACTCCACCGGCCAGTCCGACTCGACTCGCACCAGCGACGAGGTCGCGCGTGAGAAGAAGTACGCGCTCGACTACCTCGGCACCGACGGCAGCGAGATGAACTGGACGCTGATCCGCGTCGGCCTCGCGTCGGTGGCCAACACGGTGCTGATCCCGCTGCAGGACATCATCGGAACCGGCAGCGAGACGCGCATGAACACGCCCGGCCGATCGTCGGGCAACTGGGCCTTCCGCTTCAGCTGGGACCAGCTCACGCCCGCGATGACGACGCGGCTCCGCACGATGGTGGACATCTATGACCGGTGA
- a CDS encoding insulinase family protein: MTLRRSLAIAALAVAPALAQAQAARLRVPYTIDTLPNGLTLIVHEDHSVPIVTTNVWFHVGSGDEKPGRTGFAHLFEHLMFMGSQNAPYPQFDRLLEAAGANNNGSTTEDRTNYFEEGPSSSLRLMLWLEADRMGWLLPTMDKPKVDLQRDVVKNERRQSYENQPYGLVADVLPHLMYPPSHPYSWPVIGSMADLSAASVDDVKDFFRQYYAPNNATLVVAGDVHPDSVRAIVREYFTEIPRGPSITRPAPPAFTVKDTAVTLEDRVQLPRLYLNWHTAKSTHADSPALQLAGYVLAGARTSRLTQALVYSGELATAVQAYNDAKRLDGDFSIVATARPGKGLDTLQAVIDRQLERLAAEGPTPRELEQARNVIEAQFLRSIQTVGGKADQLNEYYYQTGQPDGFQDDLDKLRAVTAADVQRVVRLYLQAPRVMVSVVPQGKQALAATLKKVTQ, encoded by the coding sequence ATGACCCTCCGCCGCTCCCTTGCCATCGCCGCCCTGGCCGTCGCGCCGGCGCTCGCGCAGGCGCAGGCCGCGCGCCTCCGCGTGCCGTACACCATCGACACGCTCCCCAACGGCCTGACGCTGATCGTGCACGAGGACCACTCGGTGCCGATCGTCACCACCAACGTCTGGTTCCACGTCGGCTCCGGCGACGAGAAACCCGGGCGCACCGGCTTCGCGCACCTCTTCGAGCACCTGATGTTCATGGGCTCGCAGAACGCGCCGTACCCGCAGTTCGACCGGCTCCTCGAGGCCGCGGGGGCCAACAACAACGGCTCCACCACCGAGGACCGCACCAACTACTTCGAGGAGGGGCCCAGCTCCTCGCTGCGGCTGATGCTCTGGCTGGAGGCCGATCGCATGGGCTGGCTGCTGCCGACCATGGACAAGCCCAAGGTGGACCTGCAGCGTGACGTGGTGAAGAACGAGCGGCGCCAGAGCTACGAGAACCAGCCGTACGGCCTGGTGGCCGACGTGCTGCCGCACCTGATGTACCCGCCGTCACACCCGTATTCGTGGCCCGTCATCGGCTCCATGGCCGACCTCTCGGCCGCGAGCGTGGACGACGTGAAGGACTTCTTCCGCCAGTACTACGCTCCGAACAACGCCACGCTGGTGGTGGCGGGCGACGTGCACCCCGACTCGGTGCGCGCGATCGTGCGGGAGTACTTCACCGAGATCCCGCGCGGGCCGTCGATCACGCGACCCGCGCCACCGGCGTTCACCGTGAAGGACACCGCCGTCACCCTCGAGGACCGCGTGCAGCTGCCGCGCCTCTACCTCAACTGGCACACCGCGAAGTCCACGCACGCGGACAGCCCCGCGCTGCAGCTGGCCGGCTATGTCCTTGCCGGCGCCCGCACCAGCCGCCTCACGCAGGCGCTGGTCTACAGCGGCGAGCTGGCCACGGCGGTGCAGGCCTACAACGATGCCAAGCGCCTCGACGGTGACTTCTCGATCGTCGCCACCGCGCGGCCGGGGAAGGGCCTCGACACCCTGCAGGCCGTGATCGACCGGCAGCTCGAGCGGCTGGCGGCGGAGGGGCCCACGCCGCGCGAGCTCGAGCAGGCGCGCAACGTGATCGAGGCACAGTTCCTCCGCAGCATCCAGACGGTCGGCGGCAAGGCCGACCAGCTCAACGAGTACTACTACCAGACCGGCCAGCCCGACGGCTTCCAGGACGACCTCGACAAGCTGCGCGCGGTGACGGCTGCCGACGTGCAGCGCGTGGTGCGCCTGTACCTGCAGGCACCGCGCGTGATGGTTTCGGTGGTCCCCCAGGGCAAGCAGGCGCTTGCCGCCACGCTGAAGAAGGTGACCCAGTGA
- a CDS encoding MFS transporter, whose translation MSFGFLGIQFGWGLQLANMSAVYERLGAKPDEVPLLWLAAPITGLLVQPVIGALSDRTWGKLGRRRPYFLTGAILASIALFIMPTSTSLWMAASLLWMLDGSINVAMEPFRAFVADKLAASQRTAGFLMQSLMIGIGASFANAMPFVLGKLGVVGNTASGIPMTVKYSFQFGAVVFLLAVLWTVFTTDEYPPDDMAAFERKKKEGLGAGAVLAEVVEAVKDMPKTMRQLAVVQLFTWLGLFCMWLFFVPATARHVFGATDPKSALYAQGMEWGGFLFSFYSITCFVVALVLARAAAATSRKTVHAGALLCGAAGLLSVYVIHNQYLLIASMVGVGIAWASILSMPYAMLSNALPAHRMGVYMGVFNFFIVLPEIFAALTFGPITRALFGADNPNTPLYVVMAGGLCMVAAAIAVTFVEDNGPREGAVLETEETGVVPQEMLGTG comes from the coding sequence ATGAGTTTCGGGTTCCTCGGCATCCAGTTCGGCTGGGGACTGCAGCTCGCCAACATGTCGGCCGTCTACGAGCGGCTCGGCGCCAAGCCGGATGAAGTCCCGCTGCTCTGGCTGGCGGCCCCGATCACCGGCCTGCTCGTCCAGCCGGTGATCGGCGCGCTCAGCGACCGCACCTGGGGCAAGCTCGGGCGCCGCCGGCCGTACTTCCTGACCGGCGCCATCCTCGCCTCGATCGCGCTGTTCATCATGCCGACGTCGACGTCGCTCTGGATGGCCGCCAGCCTGCTCTGGATGCTCGACGGCTCGATCAACGTCGCGATGGAGCCGTTCCGCGCCTTCGTGGCCGACAAGCTGGCCGCCTCGCAGCGCACGGCCGGCTTCCTGATGCAGTCCCTCATGATCGGCATCGGTGCCAGCTTCGCGAATGCGATGCCGTTCGTGCTCGGCAAGCTGGGTGTGGTGGGCAACACGGCGAGTGGGATCCCGATGACGGTGAAGTACTCGTTCCAGTTCGGCGCGGTGGTGTTCCTGCTGGCCGTGCTCTGGACCGTGTTCACCACCGACGAATATCCACCCGACGACATGGCGGCGTTCGAGCGCAAGAAGAAGGAGGGTCTCGGCGCCGGCGCGGTGCTCGCGGAAGTCGTCGAGGCGGTCAAGGACATGCCGAAGACCATGCGGCAGCTCGCCGTGGTGCAGCTCTTCACCTGGCTTGGCCTGTTCTGCATGTGGCTGTTCTTCGTGCCCGCGACGGCGCGTCATGTGTTCGGCGCCACCGATCCCAAGTCGGCGCTGTATGCGCAGGGCATGGAGTGGGGCGGCTTCCTCTTCTCGTTCTACTCCATCACCTGCTTCGTGGTGGCGCTGGTGCTGGCCCGCGCGGCGGCAGCGACCAGCCGCAAGACGGTGCACGCCGGCGCGTTGCTGTGCGGCGCGGCAGGCCTGCTGTCGGTGTACGTGATCCACAACCAGTACCTGCTGATCGCGAGCATGGTCGGTGTGGGAATCGCGTGGGCGTCGATCCTGTCCATGCCCTACGCCATGCTGTCGAACGCGCTGCCTGCACATCGGATGGGTGTGTACATGGGCGTGTTCAACTTCTTCATCGTGCTGCCGGAGATCTTCGCGGCGCTCACGTTCGGGCCGATCACGCGCGCGCTGTTCGGTGCCGACAACCCGAACACGCCGTTGTACGTGGTGATGGCCGGTGGCCTGTGCATGGTCGCGGCGGCGATCGCCGTCACGTTCGTGGAGGACAACGGGCCGCGCGAAGGGGCCGTGCTGGAGACGGAAGAGACGGGAGTGGTGCCGCAGGAGATGCTCGGCACTGGCTGA
- a CDS encoding cyclomaltodextrinase N-terminal domain-containing protein, whose amino-acid sequence MTGEPMALVARTFSLLLLTAVALPAQAPTIEKVDPPNWWGQHSINPVRVLIRGKHLAGAQLTCPRLRCARVSVNAAGTYAFVDVTIPATARPGSYPLSLRTAGGTAPVPFTVSPALARAGRFQGFDQNDVMYLVMPDRFANGDPTNDDPAIAPGLHDRSKTRYYHGGDLAGLRQKLPYLKQLGITAVWMNPIYDNNNALNRKEVYDGQPMADYHGYGATDMYAVDEHFGDMALFKAVVDDAHAMGIKIVLDMVANHTGPYHPWANDPPTPTWYHGTPAHHPNNTWQTWTLHDRYSPPAMRQATLDGWFIDILPDFNQDDPEVARYIIQNTLWWVGMSGMDGIRQDTWPYVPRTFWRDWMNAIKKEYPTLKVVGEVLDGDPSFVSFFQGGKAQYDGIDDKVDALFDFPIHFTIRNVFGRGNSVRDLAQMLARDHLYPKPDALVTLLGLHDVHRFMHEQGATTAGLKLAYTVLATTRGTPLIYYGDEIAMPGGNDPDNRRDFPGGWREDPRNAFEASGRTDVEQGVWSHLQTLLTLRAGRADLRTAMAENLQVGDQTWVYKRGRTVVAINNGTTQATVRFPAQTLGADVLKTCSGATREGAETVLTIPARASCVF is encoded by the coding sequence ATGACCGGTGAACCCATGGCCCTCGTGGCACGTACGTTCTCGCTGCTCCTGCTCACCGCGGTCGCGCTGCCGGCGCAGGCGCCCACCATCGAGAAGGTGGATCCGCCGAACTGGTGGGGCCAGCACTCGATCAATCCCGTTCGCGTGCTGATCCGTGGCAAGCACCTGGCGGGCGCGCAGCTCACCTGCCCGCGGCTGCGCTGCGCCCGCGTGAGCGTGAACGCTGCCGGCACCTACGCCTTCGTGGACGTGACGATTCCTGCGACGGCGCGCCCGGGGAGTTATCCGCTGTCGCTGCGCACGGCGGGCGGCACGGCGCCGGTACCGTTCACGGTGTCGCCGGCCCTCGCGCGCGCGGGGCGCTTCCAGGGCTTCGACCAGAATGACGTGATGTACCTGGTGATGCCCGACCGCTTCGCCAACGGCGACCCGACCAACGACGACCCTGCGATCGCACCGGGCCTGCACGATCGCAGCAAGACGCGCTACTACCACGGCGGCGACCTGGCCGGCCTGCGCCAGAAGCTGCCGTACCTGAAGCAGCTCGGCATCACCGCCGTGTGGATGAACCCCATCTACGACAACAACAATGCGCTGAACCGGAAGGAAGTGTACGACGGCCAGCCGATGGCCGACTACCACGGCTACGGCGCCACCGACATGTACGCCGTGGACGAACATTTCGGCGACATGGCGCTGTTCAAGGCGGTGGTGGACGACGCACACGCCATGGGCATCAAGATCGTGCTCGACATGGTGGCCAACCACACCGGCCCGTACCACCCGTGGGCCAACGATCCGCCCACGCCGACCTGGTACCACGGCACGCCGGCGCACCACCCGAACAACACCTGGCAGACGTGGACGCTGCACGATCGCTACTCGCCACCCGCGATGCGGCAGGCCACGCTCGACGGCTGGTTCATCGACATCCTGCCCGACTTCAACCAGGACGACCCGGAGGTGGCCCGCTACATCATCCAGAACACGCTCTGGTGGGTGGGCATGAGCGGCATGGACGGCATCCGGCAGGACACCTGGCCGTACGTGCCACGCACCTTCTGGCGCGACTGGATGAACGCGATCAAGAAGGAGTACCCGACGCTGAAGGTGGTGGGCGAGGTGCTGGACGGCGACCCGAGCTTCGTGTCGTTCTTCCAGGGCGGGAAAGCGCAGTACGACGGCATCGACGACAAGGTGGATGCGCTGTTCGACTTCCCGATCCACTTCACCATCCGCAACGTGTTCGGCCGCGGCAACTCGGTGCGCGACCTGGCCCAGATGCTCGCCCGCGACCATCTCTATCCGAAGCCCGACGCACTGGTCACGCTGCTGGGCCTGCACGACGTGCACCGGTTCATGCACGAGCAGGGCGCAACCACGGCGGGGCTGAAGCTGGCCTACACCGTCCTCGCCACCACCCGTGGCACGCCGCTGATCTACTACGGCGACGAGATCGCGATGCCGGGCGGCAACGATCCCGACAACCGCCGCGACTTCCCCGGCGGCTGGCGCGAGGATCCGCGCAACGCATTCGAGGCATCGGGGCGGACCGATGTGGAACAGGGTGTGTGGTCGCACCTCCAGACGCTGCTGACGCTGCGCGCCGGGCGTGCGGACCTGCGGACGGCGATGGCGGAAAACCTGCAGGTCGGTGACCAGACGTGGGTCTACAAGCGCGGGCGCACGGTGGTGGCGATCAACAACGGCACCACGCAAGCCACGGTGCGCTTTCCCGCGCAGACGCTCGGCGCCGATGTTCTCAAGACATGCAGCGGCGCGACCCGCGAGGGTGCGGAGACGGTGCTGACGATCCCGGCGCGGGCGAGCTGCGTGTTCTAG
- a CDS encoding TonB-dependent receptor encodes MRSSRDSIARRLAGVVVTAPRQAGSVTGASRIVMNGLLTTGAKSEVVAVRGTNANTAEKVGRQLFAEVPGVFVYDMDGAGNQLNISTRGLDAHRSWEFNVRQNGVVTTSDTYGYPASHYSAPMEAIERVELVRGTAALQYGAQFGGVLNYVVRTPDTTRAALFDSRSSAGSHGLLSTFTAVGGKVGRVTYYAYGSLRNSDGYRSNGRSESDAEFLTAAASLTRALSLRAEVGRSRYLYQQPGPLTDAMFAADPRSSTRSRNWYSPDIVVPSLTLTWVPRASTRATVVASGVFGSRSSVAVGGFANQPDTASAAGVYAVRQVDIDRYDSRTLELRLLQEFRLLSTPATLAGGVALSDNDLWRRQRGAGSRGSDYDLELATGAVFQRDLHYLTSNVAAYSELELRLSPNFCLIPGMRIERGTTRMRGTLAYYDPADTPRDVAHDFPLFGLRAAYKFPGAGEWYTGISQAYRPMILKDLLPETASERTDARIEDARGWSAETGVRHTTRRGVSYDVGVYTMRYANRFGLISLHESDGTPYTYKTNVGTTETYGLEARAALPLGTTHGISVRAFNATALMHARYVAGSVITPTGNVSVKGNEVESAPRVIARGGLTATHERFELTAQVSHVSRTFADALNTVTPSANGATGIVPRYTLVDVQGGLALTRLLRLSGGVNNLLDRQYFTKRPQFYPGPGVWPSDGRSVYLSLGLRP; translated from the coding sequence GTGCGATCCTCTCGCGACTCGATCGCGCGCCGACTCGCGGGTGTGGTCGTCACGGCACCGCGGCAGGCAGGGAGTGTGACCGGCGCCTCGCGCATCGTCATGAACGGCCTGCTCACCACCGGCGCGAAGTCCGAGGTCGTCGCCGTGCGCGGCACCAATGCGAACACCGCCGAGAAGGTCGGCCGACAGCTGTTCGCCGAGGTGCCCGGTGTCTTCGTCTACGACATGGACGGCGCGGGGAATCAGCTCAACATCTCGACGCGCGGACTCGACGCGCACCGCTCGTGGGAATTCAACGTCCGGCAGAACGGCGTCGTCACGACGTCGGATACGTATGGCTACCCGGCCAGTCACTACAGCGCACCGATGGAGGCCATCGAACGGGTGGAACTCGTGCGCGGCACCGCGGCGCTGCAGTACGGCGCACAGTTCGGCGGCGTGCTGAACTACGTCGTGCGCACTCCGGACACGACGCGTGCGGCCCTCTTCGACTCCCGCAGCAGTGCCGGGAGCCACGGGCTGCTCAGCACCTTCACTGCAGTGGGTGGAAAGGTCGGCCGCGTGACCTACTACGCGTACGGCTCGTTGCGCAACTCGGATGGCTATCGCTCCAATGGACGCTCGGAGTCCGACGCGGAGTTCCTGACGGCAGCTGCGTCGCTCACGCGCGCGTTGTCATTGCGCGCCGAGGTTGGCCGCAGCCGGTATCTGTACCAGCAGCCAGGTCCGCTCACCGACGCGATGTTCGCCGCGGATCCACGTTCGTCCACGCGATCGCGCAACTGGTACAGCCCCGACATCGTCGTGCCGTCACTGACGCTCACCTGGGTGCCACGCGCGTCCACTCGAGCCACGGTGGTCGCGTCCGGTGTGTTCGGCAGTCGCAGCAGCGTTGCCGTCGGCGGGTTTGCCAACCAGCCGGATACTGCATCAGCGGCCGGCGTGTACGCCGTGCGACAGGTGGACATCGACCGGTACGACAGCCGCACACTCGAATTGAGGCTGCTGCAGGAGTTCCGCCTGCTCTCCACGCCAGCGACCCTGGCTGGCGGCGTCGCGCTTTCCGACAACGATCTCTGGCGCCGCCAGCGAGGTGCAGGCTCGCGGGGATCGGACTATGATCTCGAGCTGGCTACGGGTGCAGTGTTTCAGCGTGACCTGCACTACCTCACCAGCAACGTCGCCGCATACTCCGAGCTGGAACTGCGATTGTCGCCGAACTTCTGCCTGATCCCGGGCATGCGGATCGAGCGCGGGACGACCCGCATGCGCGGCACGCTGGCCTACTACGATCCCGCCGACACGCCGCGCGATGTCGCCCACGACTTCCCGCTGTTCGGGCTGCGCGCCGCGTACAAGTTCCCCGGAGCGGGGGAGTGGTACACCGGCATCAGCCAGGCGTATCGCCCGATGATCCTGAAGGACCTGCTGCCGGAAACGGCGTCGGAGCGCACCGATGCACGCATCGAGGATGCGCGGGGCTGGAGTGCCGAGACGGGTGTGCGTCACACCACCCGGCGCGGTGTCTCCTACGACGTGGGCGTGTACACCATGCGCTACGCGAACCGCTTCGGCCTGATCTCGCTCCACGAATCCGATGGCACGCCCTACACCTACAAGACGAACGTCGGCACCACAGAGACCTACGGGCTCGAGGCGCGAGCCGCGCTGCCGCTGGGCACGACGCATGGCATCTCGGTGCGCGCGTTCAATGCCACGGCGCTGATGCACGCGCGGTACGTGGCTGGATCCGTCATCACGCCAACCGGCAACGTCAGCGTGAAGGGCAACGAGGTGGAGTCCGCACCGCGCGTGATCGCGCGTGGCGGCCTCACTGCCACCCATGAACGCTTCGAGCTCACGGCACAGGTGAGCCACGTGAGTCGCACCTTCGCCGACGCCCTCAACACCGTCACGCCGAGCGCCAACGGTGCCACCGGCATCGTGCCGCGCTACACACTGGTGGATGTGCAGGGTGGCCTGGCGCTCACGCGGCTGCTCCGGCTGTCGGGTGGTGTCAACAACCTCCTCGACCGGCAGTACTTCACCAAGCGGCCGCAGTTCTATCCGGGCCCGGGCGTGTGGCCGAGCGATGGTCGGAGCGTGTACCTCTCGCTCGGCCTGCGGCCTTGA